A window of the Desulfovibrio sp. UIB00 genome harbors these coding sequences:
- a CDS encoding DUF2065 domain-containing protein: MKFDYALFLRALGLAIVIEGLCWTLFPGGMRRALLQLLPQPESRLRVLGLIALAVGLGLVALASR; the protein is encoded by the coding sequence ATGAAATTCGATTACGCCCTTTTTCTCCGCGCTCTTGGTCTGGCCATCGTTATTGAGGGCCTTTGCTGGACACTCTTTCCCGGCGGCATGCGGCGTGCCCTGCTGCAATTGCTGCCCCAGCCGGAAAGCCGTCTCCGCGTCCTTGGGCTGATCGCCCTGGCCGTAGGGCTTGGTCTGGTGGCATTGGCCTCGCGGTGA
- a CDS encoding ubiquinone/menaquinone biosynthesis methyltransferase has product MESPRNNATETVVKPAHDAAVAGMFGRIVPFYDLLNRVLSLGLDQYWRKVLAQNVRLGDTGRVLDLAAGTLDVSLAIRRRHPSAIVPAMDFCPPMLVRGSRKLKDANARCILPVAADAKRLPLPDASVDCITIAFGIRNILPREAAFAEMLRVLRPGGRACILEFGSGQERIWGGLYNVYLNHLLPRVGKVFSKDPGAYEYLADTIRKFPSALSLEKEMRAAGFERAWHEKLTSGIVCLHVGEKAR; this is encoded by the coding sequence GTGGAATCTCCCCGCAACAACGCTACGGAAACTGTTGTCAAACCTGCGCACGATGCGGCTGTGGCAGGCATGTTTGGTCGTATTGTGCCTTTTTATGACCTGCTGAACCGCGTGCTCAGCCTCGGGCTTGACCAATACTGGCGCAAGGTGCTGGCGCAAAACGTGCGCTTGGGCGATACCGGGCGCGTACTGGATCTGGCGGCTGGCACGTTGGATGTTTCCCTTGCCATTCGCCGCCGCCACCCCTCGGCCATTGTTCCGGCCATGGATTTTTGCCCGCCCATGCTGGTGCGCGGCAGCCGCAAGCTCAAGGACGCCAACGCCCGCTGCATTCTGCCTGTTGCCGCAGACGCCAAGCGTCTGCCCCTGCCCGATGCTTCTGTTGACTGCATCACCATTGCCTTTGGCATTCGCAATATTCTGCCCCGCGAGGCGGCTTTTGCCGAAATGCTGCGCGTTCTGCGCCCCGGCGGCAGGGCCTGCATTCTTGAATTCGGTTCCGGGCAGGAGCGCATCTGGGGCGGCCTGTACAACGTGTATCTCAACCACCTGCTGCCCAGGGTTGGCAAAGTCTTTTCAAAAGATCCGGGCGCGTATGAGTACCTTGCCGATACCATCCGCAAGTTCCCCTCGGCCCTCAGCCTTGAAAAAGAAATGCGCGCAGCGGGCTTTGAACGTGCATGGCACGAAAAGCTCACGTCCGGCATTGTCTGCCTGCATGTGGGTGAAAAAGCGCGCTAG